The following coding sequences lie in one Trypanosoma brucei gambiense DAL972 chromosome 7, complete sequence genomic window:
- a CDS encoding tyrosyl-tRNA synthetase, putative, whose translation MYKYVLQEKSPFCKVLRDVLNMFGVPAENVNSGGECFAVVTGPKTHNGLVPLVSALRKTAVDAKLKEFVGAAPDVAPLVNQWLLWASLVVSNEPTQTFKDSGCTSFMRHLLLQVEKCIDLSDGKKGFLTGGTFPTIADLLLYVAVHNHPLWTPEAYPCVKAWALHTRSNERVAPLIPNLEGDAFSQFTPVATGGRAGATGGGKAKGDKPVFAKPSDEEILRRKQEKEKAKLAKAANAAASAATAKDGISSPEKKKEVVPLNPNQLDLRVGRFLNVRRHPNSDRLFVEDMDIGTETRTVVSGLVDHYKAEEVEGTLCITVCNLKPRSLRDINSHGMILCASNETSLRIVQPPEGAKPGDRILFGEAYNKEALLETKQLSGNAATGLLGPLRVDDQSIVRWGDIPAQHPLGVLTVPGITNAIVK comes from the coding sequence ATGTACAAGTACGTTCTTCAGGAAAAATCACCCTTTTGCAAGGTGCTGAGGGATGTACTCAACATGTTTGGGGTTCCTGCCGAGAATGTAAACTCTGGAGGTGAGTGTTTCGCTGTTGTAACGGGACCAAAGACACATAATGGACTTGTGCCACTTGTTTCCGCGTTGCGGAAGACGGCAGTGGATGCTAAATTAAAGGAATTTGTTGGTGCAGCCCCGGATGTGGCTCCATTGGTGAATCAGTGGTTGCTCTGGGCGTCGCTGGTCGTCTCGAATGAACCTACACAAACTTTCAAGGACTCCGGCTGCACGAGTTTCATGAGACACTTGTTGCTGCAAGTGGAGAAATGCATTGACCTCAGTGATGGGAAAAAGGGTTTCTTAACTGGAGGGACATTTCCCACAATCGCGGACCTGCTCTTATACGTGGCCGTACACAATCATCCCTTGTGGACACCTGAGGCATACCCGTGCGTGAAAGCTTGGGCACTCCACACTCGAAGCAACGAGAGAGTTGCTCCGCTCATTCCAAATTTGGAGGGTGATGCATTTTCTCAATTTACTCCAGTTGCAACCGGTGGTAGAGCTGGTGCCACTGGCGGAGGAAAGGCTAAGGGTGACAAACCTGTATTCGCCAAACCCTCTGATGAGGAGATACTGCGCCGAAagcaggagaaggagaaggcgAAGTTGGCCAAAGCTGCAAATGCCGCTGCCTCTGCTGCTACTGCAAAGGATGGTATATCTTCGccagagaaaaagaaggaagtagtGCCATTGAATCCCAATCAGTTGGATTTGCGTGTGGGCCGCTTTCTCAACGTTAGAAGGCACCCCAATTCCGATCGGCTTTTCGTTGAGGACATGGACATTGGTACAGAAACACGCactgtggttagtggtctcGTAGACCACtacaaggctgaagaggtggAGGGAACGCTGTGCATTACTGTATGCAACCTGAAACCCAGATCCCTTAGGGACATCAATTCACACGGTATGATCCTTTGTGCTTCCAATGAAACTAGCCTGCGGATCGTACAGCCACCTGAGGGTGCAAAACCTGGGGACCGTATTCTTTTTGGCGAGGCTTACAACAAAGAAGCGCTACTTGAAACAAAGCAACTTTCAGGCAATGCTGCAACGGGTCTTCTCGGTCCTCTTCGCGTGGATGATCAGAGCATCGTGCGTTGGGGTGATATTCCCGCGCAGCACCCCCTCGGTGTCCTAACTGTTCCGGGAATAACAAATGCTATTGTAAAGTGA
- a CDS encoding glycogen synthase kinase-3 alpha, putative produces MSERILPSTLRGVTDGQKEVTASVGERVPLLPRRFSARPQGNQEAQERTAAKCEQVRYAIQEVIGRGAFGEVSSAEVVGTRDLVAIKRVIHDGRLRQRELTLMRDHLGPNTQQGGVSSLDVGNGVGAHATSVTGSNGEEANGTTAIDGLESWNMPTIVPYHPCVVKLLDHFFASDPSGVQYLFMVMDYIPLDVRRLHHMFVRQREQQMPIILVKVIMFQLARALAFLHARGICHRDVKPNNILVDQETGVVKLCDFGSAKKMQAVGGEGPREKNVPYIFSRYYRAPELLLGSQYYHFHVDMWAFGCVLAELLCGKVLFKGSTSTMDQLVEIIKVLGKPSERELFALNPQSAGSALIRTWGDSHNASQLSPTPSGPLPSSNSANADYMQRRSAPRVKSLLWVEVLPPNTSQAALSLIEQLLRYTPEERLTSAEVLEHVFFDELFSDDARLPNGAPLPASMFQVTREEAEILPPWLLERMAAAEGVAKGRELNQSATAPENAI; encoded by the coding sequence ATGAGTGAGCGGATTTTGCCGTCGACGTTGCGTGGAGTAACTGATGGGCAAAAGGAAGTTACCGCTTCTGTGGGTGAAAGGGTCCCGCTATTACCACGGAGATTTAGCGCACGACCGCAAGGCAATCAAGAGGCTCAAGAAAGAACTGCAGCGAAATGCGAGCAAGTGAGGTATGCAATTCAAGAGGTGATTGGCAGAGGAGCGTTTGGCGAAGTTTCATCTGCTGAGGTTGTGGGAACGAGAGATTTAGTCGCCATTAAAAGGGTTATTCATGACGGAAGGTTGCGGCAGAGGGAGTTGACATTAATGCGTGACCACCTCGGCCCAAATACGCAACAGGGAGGCGTGTCTTCATTAGATGTTGGAAATGGGGTGGGTGCTCACGCCACATCAGTAACTGGAAGCAATGGGGAGGAGGCAAATGGTACCACTGCAATTGATGGCTTAGAAAGTTGGAATATGCCAACGATTGTGCCGTACCACCCGTGCGTTGTGAAGCTTCTGGATCATTTCTTCGCTTCTGATCCCAGTGGGGTTCAGTACTTGTTTATGGTGATGGACTACATCCCTTTGGATGTGCGCCGATTACATCATATGTTTGTGAGGCAACGGGAACAACAAATGCCAATTATACTCGTGAAGGTAATAATGTTCCAGCTTGCCAGGGCTCTGGCATTTCTCCATGCACGTGGAATATGCCATCGCGATGTTAAACCCAACAATATACTCGTTGATCAGGAAACTGGCGTCGTGAAGCTATGTGACTTTGGTAGTGCCAAGAAGATGCAGGCTGTTGGAGGAGAGGGACCACGAGAAAAGAACGTTCCCTATATTTTTTCCCGGTATTACCGCGCTCCTGAACTTCTACTTGGTTCACAATATTACCATTTTCATGTAGACATGTGGGCCTTTGGGTGTGTCCTAGCGGAGCTTCTGTGCGGGAAGGTGTTGTTTAAGGGCAGTACCAGTACAATGGACCAATTAGTGGAGATAATTAAAGTACTTGGGAAACCATCTGAGCGGGAACTCTTCGCGCTCAATCCACAGAGTGCTGGAAGTGCATTAATACGGACATGGGGAGATTCGCACAACGCCTCACAGTTGTCACCAACTCCATCAGGCCCCCTGCCCTCTTCCAACTCAGCAAACGCAGATTATATGCAGCGACGTTCGGCACCCCGTGTAAAATCTTTACTGTGGGTGGAAGTACTACCACCCAATACTTCGCAGGCCGCCCTGTCACTTATTGAGCAACTTTTGCGCTACACGCCAGAGGAACGACTTACCTCCGCTGAGGTTTTAGAACACGTGTTTTTTGATGAACTCTTTTCGGATGATGCCCGCCTGCCTAACGGGGCGCCGCTTCCCGCAAGTATGTTTCAAGTGACGCGAGAAGAGGCGGAGATTTTACCACCGTGGCTGCTGGAGCGCATGGCGGCGGCGGAGGGAGTTGCAAAAGGCCGTGAGTTAAATCAAAGTGCGACGGCGCCGGAGAATGCGATATAA
- a CDS encoding T. brucei spp.-specific protein, translated as MVTCCQLFLCYYYYHYYLFICLFVLAGRTFVHALASVNDCVARNSVGCAKGKKKRCANNSRCCFFFMLSNLSQILWEFMCRSIFSPRCSPIEMYRNAFYMSLLLKSSSFFSFFLLFSFVSSLACLLLFSFFLFWFSCLCDLSPLRNCFLLVLTVIYPVPSTKKNTTNKYIYIYIYIYINND; from the coding sequence ATGGTTACATGTTGTcagttatttttgtgttattactattatcattattatttatttatttgtttgtttgttttggcgGGTCGAACATTCGTACATGCGCTTGCGTCTGTGAATGACTGTGTGGCTCGAAACAGCGTGGGCTgcgcaaaaggaaaaaaaaaaagatgtgcCAATAATTCTCgttgttgcttcttctttatgcTTTCTAATCTCTCACAAATTCTCTGGGAGTTTATGTGTAGGAGCATCTTTTCCCCGAGATGTTCCCCTATTGAAATGTACCGAAACGCCTTTTATATGTCACTTTTATTAAAgtcatcctcttttttttccttcttcctccttttttccttcgtttccTCGCTTGCTtgcttgcttcttttttctttttttcttttttggttttcttgTTTATGTGATTTGTCGCCTCTCCGTAACTGTTTCTTATTGGTGTTGACTGTCATTTATCCCGTTCCatcgacaaaaaaaaacaccaccaacaaatatatatatatatatatatatatatatatcaataacGATTAA
- a CDS encoding pyrroline-5-carboxylate reductase, putative, translated as MKISFIGCGNMGECILGGLIQSKQYPPESIRVFNRTKATVDRLCERYGVGGAQSATDAAAYADVIIIGVKPKVVCELLASIQSSVTANKIIVSVAAAISIASMEKALGSEARKIVRTMPNLPTRVGAGVTSITSNAHVTASEKETIFQLFRTIGIVVEVLESQIPAVSSVAGASPAYVFMFMEAMADAAVHGGLPRAQAYELAAQAVLGSAMMLQKSDMSPAQLKDMVCSPGGVTIEAVRILEKGGMRSAVIEAMIACTDKSKELEKGLN; from the coding sequence ATGAAGATATCATTTATTGGATGTGGTAACATGGGCGAATGCATCTTAGGTGGACTTATTCAAAGCAAACAGTACCCACCCGAGTCTATCCGCGTTTTTAACCGTACAAAAGCTACTGTGGATCGGCTTTGCGAGCGTTATGGTGTGGGAGGAGCCCAAAGCGCTACTGATGCTGCCGCGTACGCCGATGTGATAATCATCGGCGTCAAACCAAAAGTTGTCTGTGAATTACTTGCAAGTATTCAGTCGAGTGTAACGGCAAATAAAATTATTGTATCGGTCGCTGCTGCAATTTCTATCGCCTCGATGGAAAAGGCACTCGGGTCGGAGGCACGCAAAATTGTGCGTACTATGCCAAACCTTCCCACACGTGTCGGTGCCGGTGTGACATCCATCACTTCCAACGCACACGTGACGGCTtctgaaaaggaaacaatattTCAGCTCTTCCGCACCATTGGTATTGTTGTAGAGGTTTTAGAGTCACAAATTCCTGCCGTGAGCAGCGTCGCAGGTGCGTCACCGGCGTATGTGTTCATGTTTATGGAAGCAATGGCCGATGCGGCAGTTCATGGTGGTTTGCCTCGCGCACAAGCGTATGAATTAGCGGCTCAAGCGGTATTAGGATCTGCGATGATGCTTCAAAAGTCTGACATGTCTCCTGCACAATTGAAAGATATGGTTTGCTCACCTGGAGGAGTAACTATTGAGGCTGTACGGATACTTGAGAAGGGTGGAATGAGGTCTGCTGTTATTGAAGCAATGATTGCGTGTACCGATAAGTCAAAGGAACTTGAGAAGGGATTGAATTAA